One uncultured Methanobrevibacter sp. genomic window carries:
- a CDS encoding DUF123 domain-containing protein — MKGSYCLIINLKKNTKIKIGKRLGFINFKKGTYVYVGSAMNCLESRVKRHLSNNKKKHWHVDYLLLNENSKIEKVYTKESSEKLECKIAKKIIKNQESIANFGCSDCKCQSHLIYFKNSKLANRKVSSVLNSFD; from the coding sequence ATGAAAGGAAGTTACTGTTTAATAATCAACCTTAAAAAAAATACTAAAATTAAAATTGGTAAAAGATTAGGATTTATTAACTTTAAAAAAGGCACTTATGTTTATGTTGGATCAGCTATGAACTGCCTTGAGTCTAGAGTTAAAAGACATTTGTCAAATAATAAAAAAAAGCATTGGCATGTTGATTATCTTTTATTAAATGAAAATTCAAAAATTGAAAAAGTTTACACTAAAGAATCTAGTGAAAAATTAGAATGTAAAATAGCTAAAAAAATAATTAAAAATCAAGAATCAATTGCTAATTTTGGTTGTAGTGACTGTAAATGCCAATCACATTTAATTTATTTTAAAAACTCAAAATTAGCAAATCGAAAAGTTTCATCCGTTCTCAATAGCTTTGATTAA
- a CDS encoding Ig-like domain repeat protein, protein MKFNKLMVVLFISICIMLCLSSVSATDFDNETTVECQNINLESIQINDDSNCIYVDGKNGSYYSGGTSWSNATKTLDWALHIAKENSTIYIANGTYSGSENVRINITKSVTIVGSGNTVFDGLNKNYLFTVCDGVTVNIVNITFINAFKKSTSMGSQCYESMYGAAIDVKKATVTITNCIFRNNRIEQTNGLNKANYGGAVSNQGNMIIRNSTFYGNSMTSEGYSSAHGADVYNGGNLTISDSSFEKSYVGDFALGGSISNEGNLILNRIVISDCDSAQQVKGSAFYNGGNCTIINSTIKNSKVNRAVFNTLYGVVYNEGSLIATGCVFANNSGIKDSGIPTYKGSVNIYNVGDVNLTYCAFLDNNPLSGTYADFFEDGGGEIYLDYNWWGSNTNPFKASKINADKINSWITLNVNPDYLALNIDDSADITASWKLSDGGSLNIGLFPLFNVSFNTWVNGTQKIITKQLVNGYATINYNWTQKKGTYIVLVSAGGFTKEAIVDVGKLVSNIKITVDDINYTQNLTINIEVTGIGSLTPQGNVSVIIDGKTYTLNLVNGKATFVIPKLLAGNYTFNVVYNGDKDYFRAFASENVTVNKCRIYLNISTPEIKIGETGKLITFIIPDGVQIYARLYVNGVVKRIISLYSGETTIILKNYGVGVYNITVETFGDSLQNQLYEMASASSVFKVSKYDTNLTVNVSDVKSGEDAVISIKIDPKDVIGEAILIINGRESKIFLNDEITNITLSDLSSGKYNVTVIYKGDSKYASSNASASFSVLKEQCNLTVDIVQNEDFTGVITVKTNPNNCTGIVGVYVNNVFYQLNLINGVATCKVNFTRGNNYIYVYYSGDRYFDNASWNTTIEIMDKCILTGENIIMIEGDGSKYTVQVTDLQENPFTYVDIIMEINGKTYTVTTNNVGKASLLIDLPAGNYTISVTYSKTTIYNNITVKPLDFNLTVDNVQYGEDVTIKANFNALINGTITFVIKNHLNTTVKVIQGKASYKFNGLGLGSYTVYAIYNNKLTKSATFSVIKSTPVINVDIKDVLAGQDEIITATLPKGATGEIIFVVDGVIYTKTLNNAVASVTIQGLTLGSHTLKVIYKGDNNFNENTFETVFNIKNSLSTTVLDVNNTIYGDDIIVIASITSGATGNVTFIIGNMTKTVEIINGKATAIFKGLNAGTYKVKATYLGNSVYSKSEDEKSFNILKAQSTIKIITSEVDFNKNIRIWAIVNDDATGTVTFRILGLYSPRNRTIVDGNASWLISPLSSGSYVVVATYNGDNNYLSSNVTYIITLNQTRSILNVSITATDSYSDVLVDVVLKLEDGTPITGNVTLKIEDNYYKIIVKNGLGFRNLGKFQLGDYNFEATFKGNETVSRSIAEGSFKVGNIDSNVILIVDNVTMIYHDGSKVIAILTDKNNNPIANAEISFTINNVTYNRVTNSEGKAFLTINLVSGVYDVSVAFNGMGEYTPNYAHAKVTVEPTVKGLDIVKMFRNATQYYAIFTDSNGNILKNVDVKFNINGVFYTRKTNDQGVAKLNINLIPGTFIITAINTVTGEESSNSVKVLPLFYGNKDITKYYRNGTQYSIRLLNEQGKAVGEGEIVTFNINGVFYKRTTNADGVATLNINLNPGKFVITAQYRDCMVSNNIKVLPVLLANDLNMKYHDGSSFKTTLLDGQGKPYSNQQITFNVNGVMYNRITDAKGIASLKINLMAGKYIITSMYGDYVPISNTISIY, encoded by the coding sequence ATGAAATTTAACAAATTAATGGTTGTTCTGTTTATATCAATCTGTATCATGTTGTGTCTATCTAGTGTTAGTGCTACAGATTTTGATAATGAAACAACTGTTGAATGTCAGAATATTAATTTAGAATCGATACAGATTAATGATGATTCTAATTGTATTTATGTTGATGGAAAAAATGGTAGTTATTACAGTGGTGGAACTTCTTGGAGTAATGCTACTAAAACATTGGATTGGGCATTACATATAGCTAAAGAGAATAGTACTATTTATATTGCTAATGGAACGTATAGTGGTTCAGAAAATGTGAGAATTAATATAACTAAGTCTGTAACTATTGTTGGATCTGGTAATACTGTATTTGATGGGTTAAATAAAAATTATTTATTCACTGTTTGTGATGGTGTAACTGTTAATATAGTTAATATAACTTTTATTAATGCATTTAAAAAATCTACGTCTATGGGTAGTCAATGTTATGAAAGTATGTATGGTGCAGCAATAGATGTTAAAAAAGCAACAGTTACTATTACTAATTGTATATTTAGAAATAATCGTATTGAACAGACTAATGGTCTTAATAAAGCAAATTATGGTGGAGCGGTAAGTAATCAGGGAAATATGATTATTAGAAATTCCACATTTTATGGAAATTCCATGACCTCGGAAGGATATAGCTCAGCTCATGGAGCAGATGTTTATAATGGTGGGAATTTAACTATTTCTGATTCATCATTTGAAAAATCATATGTTGGTGATTTTGCATTAGGTGGATCAATTTCTAATGAGGGTAATTTAATACTAAATAGAATTGTAATTTCTGATTGTGATTCTGCTCAACAAGTTAAAGGTTCAGCTTTTTATAATGGGGGAAATTGTACAATTATAAATTCAACCATTAAAAATTCTAAAGTAAATAGGGCTGTATTTAATACTCTTTATGGTGTTGTTTATAATGAAGGTAGTTTAATAGCTACTGGTTGTGTATTTGCAAATAATTCTGGAATAAAGGATAGTGGAATTCCAACTTACAAAGGAAGTGTTAATATTTACAATGTTGGTGATGTAAATTTAACTTACTGTGCATTTTTAGATAATAATCCGTTATCTGGAACATATGCGGATTTTTTTGAAGATGGTGGAGGAGAAATCTACTTGGATTATAATTGGTGGGGTTCTAATACAAATCCATTTAAAGCTTCTAAAATTAATGCAGATAAAATCAATTCATGGATTACTTTAAATGTAAATCCTGATTATTTAGCATTAAATATTGATGATTCTGCTGATATAACTGCTAGTTGGAAATTAAGTGATGGTGGCTCATTAAATATTGGATTATTCCCTCTTTTTAATGTTTCTTTTAATACATGGGTTAATGGAACTCAAAAAATAATAACAAAACAATTAGTTAATGGGTATGCTACTATTAATTATAATTGGACTCAAAAGAAAGGAACATACATTGTTTTAGTTAGTGCTGGAGGGTTCACCAAAGAAGCAATTGTTGATGTAGGTAAACTTGTATCTAATATTAAAATAACTGTTGATGATATTAATTATACTCAAAACCTCACAATTAATATTGAAGTAACTGGTATAGGTTCACTTACTCCTCAAGGAAATGTTTCAGTTATTATTGATGGTAAAACATACACATTAAATTTAGTTAATGGTAAAGCAACATTTGTAATTCCGAAGTTGCTCGCTGGAAATTATACATTTAATGTTGTTTATAATGGGGATAAAGACTATTTCAGAGCATTTGCCAGTGAAAATGTAACTGTAAACAAATGTCGTATTTATTTAAACATTTCAACTCCTGAAATTAAAATAGGAGAAACTGGAAAACTTATTACATTTATAATTCCTGATGGTGTTCAAATTTATGCTCGTTTATATGTTAATGGAGTTGTTAAAAGAATAATATCTTTGTATTCTGGAGAAACTACAATTATTCTTAAAAACTATGGTGTTGGAGTGTATAATATTACTGTTGAGACATTTGGAGATTCACTTCAAAATCAACTTTATGAAATGGCTTCAGCTAGTTCAGTTTTTAAAGTAAGTAAGTATGATACAAATTTAACTGTTAATGTTAGTGATGTTAAATCTGGTGAAGATGCAGTAATTTCTATTAAAATAGATCCTAAAGATGTAATAGGTGAAGCAATACTTATTATTAATGGTCGTGAATCTAAAATATTTTTAAATGATGAAATAACGAATATCACATTATCTGATTTATCCAGTGGAAAATATAATGTAACTGTAATTTATAAAGGAGATAGTAAATATGCTTCATCAAATGCATCAGCTTCATTTTCAGTTTTAAAAGAACAATGTAATTTGACAGTGGATATTGTTCAAAATGAAGATTTTACTGGTGTTATTACTGTAAAAACAAATCCAAATAATTGTACTGGAATTGTTGGAGTTTATGTAAATAATGTATTTTATCAATTAAATTTAATTAATGGTGTAGCTACTTGCAAAGTTAATTTCACAAGAGGAAATAACTATATTTATGTCTATTATTCTGGAGATCGTTACTTTGATAATGCATCATGGAATACAACAATAGAAATCATGGATAAATGCATTTTAACTGGTGAAAATATTATCATGATAGAAGGAGATGGATCTAAGTATACTGTTCAAGTAACTGATTTACAAGAAAATCCTTTTACTTATGTTGATATTATTATGGAAATTAATGGTAAAACATACACTGTAACTACAAATAATGTAGGTAAAGCTTCTCTTCTTATTGATTTACCTGCAGGAAATTATACAATTTCTGTTACTTATAGTAAAACAACAATATATAATAATATTACAGTTAAACCTTTAGATTTTAATTTAACAGTAGACAATGTACAATATGGTGAAGATGTAACTATTAAAGCTAATTTCAATGCTTTAATAAATGGAACAATTACTTTTGTAATTAAAAATCATCTTAATACAACTGTTAAAGTAATTCAAGGAAAAGCTAGCTATAAGTTTAATGGATTAGGATTGGGAAGTTACACAGTATATGCTATTTATAATAATAAATTAACAAAATCAGCTACATTTTCAGTTATTAAATCTACTCCTGTAATAAATGTAGATATTAAAGATGTTTTAGCAGGACAGGATGAAATAATCACAGCAACACTTCCAAAAGGTGCAACAGGAGAAATTATATTTGTTGTAGATGGTGTAATTTATACTAAAACACTTAATAATGCAGTAGCTAGTGTTACAATTCAAGGATTAACATTAGGAAGCCATACTTTAAAAGTGATTTACAAAGGAGATAATAATTTCAATGAAAATACTTTTGAAACTGTGTTTAATATTAAAAACTCTCTTTCAACAACCGTTCTTGATGTGAATAATACAATTTATGGTGATGATATAATTGTAATAGCTAGTATAACATCTGGAGCTACGGGTAATGTTACATTTATCATTGGAAACATGACTAAAACAGTCGAAATTATAAATGGGAAAGCAACAGCAATATTTAAAGGGTTAAATGCAGGAACTTATAAGGTTAAAGCTACTTATCTTGGAAACAGTGTTTATTCTAAGTCTGAAGATGAAAAATCATTTAATATTCTTAAAGCTCAATCAACTATTAAAATTATTACAAGTGAGGTAGATTTTAATAAAAATATTAGAATCTGGGCAATTGTAAATGATGATGCAACTGGAACGGTTACTTTCAGAATTTTAGGTCTTTATTCACCAAGAAACAGGACTATTGTTGATGGAAATGCATCTTGGCTTATTTCACCTTTATCTTCAGGTTCATATGTCGTCGTTGCAACCTATAATGGGGATAATAATTATTTAAGTTCAAATGTTACTTATATTATAACTTTAAATCAAACAAGATCTATTCTTAATGTTAGTATTACTGCAACAGATAGCTATTCTGATGTTTTAGTTGATGTGGTTCTTAAATTAGAAGATGGGACTCCAATTACAGGTAATGTAACTTTAAAAATTGAGGATAATTATTATAAAATCATTGTTAAAAATGGTCTTGGATTTAGGAATTTAGGTAAGTTTCAGTTAGGTGATTATAATTTTGAAGCTACATTTAAAGGAAATGAAACAGTTTCTCGTAGTATTGCTGAAGGTAGTTTCAAAGTAGGAAATATTGATAGTAATGTTATTTTAATAGTGGATAATGTAACAATGATTTATCATGATGGATCTAAGGTTATAGCTATTTTAACAGATAAAAACAATAATCCAATAGCTAATGCTGAAATTAGTTTTACTATTAATAATGTAACTTACAATCGTGTAACTAATAGTGAAGGTAAGGCTTTTTTAACTATTAATTTAGTTAGTGGAGTTTATGATGTTAGTGTTGCTTTTAATGGTATGGGAGAGTATACTCCAAACTATGCACATGCAAAAGTCACTGTTGAACCTACTGTTAAAGGATTGGATATTGTTAAGATGTTTAGAAATGCAACACAATATTATGCAATATTTACAGATTCAAATGGAAATATTCTTAAAAATGTTGATGTTAAATTTAATATTAATGGTGTATTCTACACAAGAAAAACTAATGATCAAGGGGTAGCTAAGTTAAATATTAATTTAATTCCTGGAACTTTTATTATTACAGCTATTAATACAGTTACTGGTGAAGAATCATCAAATTCTGTTAAAGTACTTCCATTATTTTATGGAAATAAAGATATTACTAAATATTATAGAAATGGAACTCAATATTCTATAAGACTTTTAAATGAACAAGGAAAAGCTGTCGGTGAAGGTGAAATTGTAACTTTTAATATTAATGGCGTATTTTATAAACGTACTACAAATGCTGATGGTGTAGCTACTTTGAATATTAATTTAAATCCAGGTAAATTTGTAATTACTGCTCAATATAGGGATTGCATGGTTTCAAATAATATTAAGGTTTTACCAGTTTTATTAGCTAATGATTTAAATATGAAATATCATGATGGTAGTTCATTTAAAACTACTTTGCTTGATGGTCAAGGTAAGCCTTATTCAAACCAACAAATAACTTTCAATGTTAATGGAGTCATGTATAATAGAATAACGGATGCTAAGGGTATAGCTAGTTTAAAGATTAATTTAATGGCTGGTAAATATATTATAACTTCAATGTATGGGGATTATGTTCCAATATCTAATACAATCAGTATTTATTAG
- a CDS encoding DUF371 domain-containing protein yields the protein MIFKIKTKGHKNVSSHHKSTFEITKDPEIGPTADCIIGVNMDNSMNDFSDDFKSKIANKNTKITVILSTENGYDEITGFGHENLTLSHPTDIVCRKSDYTCPRTLMINANKAACDLDEKLVDDLKNEKVMEVIIKV from the coding sequence ATGATTTTTAAAATTAAAACAAAAGGACATAAAAATGTTTCTTCACATCACAAATCTACTTTTGAAATAACTAAAGACCCTGAAATTGGTCCAACAGCAGATTGTATTATTGGAGTAAATATGGATAATTCAATGAATGATTTTAGTGATGATTTTAAGTCAAAAATAGCTAATAAAAATACAAAAATAACAGTTATATTAAGTACTGAAAATGGATATGATGAAATTACCGGATTTGGCCATGAAAATTTAACTTTAAGCCATCCAACAGATATCGTTTGTAGAAAAAGTGATTATACATGTCCACGTACTTTAATGATAAATGCAAATAAAGCAGCTTGTGACCTTGATGAAAAATTAGTAGATGATTTAAAAAATGAAAAAGTAATGGAAGTTATTATAAAAGTTTGA
- a CDS encoding ABC transporter ATP-binding protein, whose protein sequence is MKKKNLKFKSNIDIDSNSVRNNQIRNQENTQYNPNYQNDNHRKQPKEIIFNSQENYEIPNISMEPRTVNSKPQLDENKKEEIPIKTNIDENKNYEKEHQDVDNLISQFVPEYQENIAIELKDVSLSFKISNDKIDNLKEYVIRTIKRNKEKSKKFKALDKVSFKIYQGEKVGVIGFNGAGKSTLLKIVSGVYDCDEGEVHTNGIIAPLLSLGAGFDYNYSGRDNIYLNGAILGYTEDFLKSKYDEIVEFSELQEFINFPVKNYSSGMLAKLGFSIATVVNPDILIIDEILSVGDVKFQKKSNDKIKSLMGSGTTVLLVSHSIQQIRNLCDKALWINKGKVVAFDEVNKVCDAYLKAAENASKDQLKNIKLN, encoded by the coding sequence ATGAAAAAAAAGAATTTAAAATTTAAAAGTAACATTGATATAGATTCTAATTCAGTTAGAAATAATCAAATTAGAAATCAGGAAAATACTCAATATAATCCAAATTATCAAAATGATAATCATAGAAAACAACCAAAAGAAATTATTTTTAATTCACAAGAAAACTATGAAATACCTAATATTTCAATGGAACCAAGAACTGTGAATTCAAAACCTCAATTAGATGAAAATAAAAAAGAGGAAATTCCTATTAAAACAAATATTGATGAAAATAAAAATTATGAAAAAGAACATCAAGATGTTGATAATTTAATTTCACAGTTTGTTCCAGAATACCAGGAAAATATTGCAATTGAGCTTAAAGATGTTTCTTTAAGCTTTAAAATTTCTAATGATAAAATTGATAACTTAAAAGAATATGTAATTCGTACTATTAAAAGAAATAAAGAGAAAAGTAAAAAATTTAAAGCTCTTGACAAAGTTTCTTTTAAAATTTATCAAGGAGAAAAAGTTGGTGTAATTGGGTTTAATGGTGCTGGAAAAAGTACATTACTTAAAATCGTGTCTGGAGTTTACGACTGTGATGAAGGAGAAGTACATACTAATGGAATAATAGCTCCTTTACTCTCATTAGGTGCTGGTTTTGATTATAATTACTCTGGAAGAGACAATATTTATTTGAATGGTGCGATTCTAGGATACACTGAAGATTTCTTAAAATCAAAATATGATGAAATTGTTGAGTTTTCAGAGCTTCAAGAATTCATTAATTTTCCCGTGAAAAATTATTCTTCAGGTATGCTTGCAAAACTTGGTTTTTCAATAGCTACTGTTGTAAATCCTGATATTTTAATAATTGATGAAATTTTATCTGTTGGAGATGTTAAATTTCAGAAAAAAAGTAATGATAAAATTAAATCATTAATGGGATCTGGTACTACTGTTTTACTTGTATCACATTCAATTCAACAGATTAGAAATCTTTGTGATAAAGCATTGTGGATTAATAAAGGTAAAGTTGTAGCTTTTGATGAAGTAAATAAAGTTTGTGATGCTTATCTTAAAGCTGCTGAAAATGCAAGTAAAGATCAACTTAAAAACATTAAGTTAAATTAA
- a CDS encoding ABC transporter permease, translating into MFKEMIKKNTSEHFLLKQLVKKNFTAKYKDSILGILWSFINPLLTMLLLTAIFSTIFSGNIANYPVYFLTGRCLFDFFSSGTKIAMNSIKSNSGILKRIFVPRYIFAFGGVCSEFINFIISLIILVAVMYLTGLPLTLMSLAAIVPMAILFIMILGIGLILSIVCTYFRDIEYLYNIFTMLLMYASALFYPAEIIPEALRQYLYLNPLFLLIDQFRDILMYHTLPNIMSVINTGLFSLIVLISGIIIFTKYQKKITLEL; encoded by the coding sequence ATGTTTAAAGAAATGATTAAAAAAAATACTAGTGAGCATTTTCTACTTAAGCAATTAGTTAAAAAAAATTTCACAGCTAAATATAAAGATTCAATACTTGGAATTTTATGGAGTTTTATCAATCCATTATTAACTATGCTTTTATTAACTGCTATTTTTTCAACAATATTTTCCGGAAATATAGCAAATTATCCTGTTTATTTCTTAACAGGACGTTGTTTATTTGACTTTTTTAGTTCAGGGACAAAAATAGCTATGAATTCTATTAAAAGTAATAGTGGTATTTTAAAAAGAATATTTGTTCCAAGATATATTTTTGCTTTTGGAGGAGTATGTTCCGAGTTTATTAATTTTATAATTTCGTTAATAATACTTGTTGCTGTAATGTATTTAACTGGACTTCCTTTAACTTTAATGTCCTTAGCAGCTATTGTTCCTATGGCAATATTATTCATAATGATATTGGGAATTGGATTAATATTATCTATTGTATGTACTTACTTTAGAGATATTGAATATCTTTATAATATTTTCACAATGTTATTAATGTATGCATCTGCTTTGTTTTACCCTGCTGAAATCATTCCAGAAGCATTAAGACAATATCTTTATTTAAATCCATTATTCTTATTAATTGATCAATTTAGAGATATTTTAATGTATCATACATTACCAAACATTATGAGTGTTATAAATACTGGATTATTCTCCCTTATTGTATTAATTAGTGGAATTATAATATTTACAAAATATCAAAAGAAAATTACATTAGAATTATAA